Genomic window (Musa acuminata AAA Group cultivar baxijiao chromosome BXJ1-9, Cavendish_Baxijiao_AAA, whole genome shotgun sequence):
TCCCCTTCTTCCGGGGGTAATTGCGTAATCTTGTACGCCACCGCCTGTCCCCGGTGTGCCTCGTCCTTATCCCCTCCTCTCCGCGACCGAAAAATAATTCTTCCGTCCCCCGCCCGCCCGCCCCTCTCCATTATTTCCCCCGTCAACGACACCCGCGCCCGCCCCCCAAAACCAACGGCGGTGATGCCCCGTCGCCACGATGGACCCCGCGCCCCGTCCATCACTGACGCCATCCCCTCACACGTCGGCGCACGCGTCTCGCCCCCCGGCGACTTCCAACCCCCCCTTTCCTCGCATGCCCCTCACGTGCCACCCCTCGCCAGCCGGCGTCCCCTTCTCGCCGCTCTCTCTCACCCCCTCTTTTATTTCGCCCCCTTTCCCCCTCCTCTCTTTCCGTCGACAACACGACAAGGGAGGGGGAGAGAAAAATAGAGAAGGCCAGGGATTAGGGCTGGATCTGAGGTAGATTTGGGTGATCGATGATGATGGAGGGGAGGGAGACGGCACCGTCGCGGCCGCCGAACCCGGCGCTGCCGTACCGGGAGGACTGCTGGAGCGAGGGCGAAACATCGGAGCTGGTGGACGCCTGGGGCGACCGCTACCTAGAGCTCAACCGCGGCAACCTCCGCCAGAAGCATTGGCAGGAGGTCGCTGACGCTGTCAACTCTCGCCGCGGCGCGTCCGGCCGCCGCCCGCCGCGCACCGACGTCCAGTGCAAGAATCGGATCGACACCCTCAAGAAAAAGTACAAGATCGAGAAGGCCCGGATCGTCACCGGAGGGGGCCTCGCTGCCGCCGCCAGCCAGTGGCCCTTCTTCTCCCGCCTTGACACCCTCATCGGATCGTcagccgctgccgccgctgcgcTGGCGAAGAAGCCTTCCCGCTCGCCTCCGCTAGCCGTGCCACTCCCCTACCACCGCAAGGGTTTCCCCTTGCCGGTTGCTGCCGCCGCGGCCGTCCGGCCGTTGGACCTGAGGGAGAAGCGCCCGGCGGCCACTGCCTTCTCCGTGGACGACTCGATCTTTCGGCGGGCGGCCGCTGCTGCAGCAGCGGCAGAAGATGATGACGATGACGAGGACGACGATATGGGGTCGCCTTCTGGTTCGTCATCCAGGTCTGCACGGGGTTGGAGAAGGGCTCGGGACAAGGAGGGAGATGGAATCCGTGAGCTGGCGAGGGCGATAGAAAGGTTCGCTGAGATGTATGAGAGGGTGGAGGGTGCGAAGCAGCGGCAGATGATGGAGCTGGAGAAGAAGCGGATGGAGTTCTCCAAGGAGCTGGAGTTCCAGCGGATGCAGATCTTTATGGATTCACAGGTCCAGCTTGCAAAGATTAAGCGTGCTAAGCGATCAGATACTGGTAACCCAGCTGGATCTTTCCTCTTCTTACCCTGTTTCCATTCTTGCTTGTTTGATTGCTAGGGTAGATCGTGAatcaattttgtttttttttcgctAATTAAGAGTATTTTCTTATTCCATTTCTCTTTTGATCCTCTAATTGTCGTTTGTGTCAAGACACATTAGTTATATGTGAAGGTTGTCTACGGATGAGTTTGGGATGGAGCTATTAtggaaagaagaccacttgatgcATATTGATTGGCTTTCCTTTTAGCCTTATGTTCGTTTTGTATCCATGATATCTTCATATATAATTCATTAAGTTAGCAACTTAAGCCCCTCGACTCACCTTTTAGCATGAGTGTAACAGGATTGAACTTATCACAATTTAGCATATGATGTCATAAGATATCTAGTTTTAAGTAAGCTCTCATTTGATCTTATGAAATATGTAGTATCCTCTAGCAATCTGATATTGTCGGTCAGAGCTAGGAGGAATCGAAAGATAAGGCAACAATGTAAAGGAGTGACGAAATTCATGGACAATCTGATTTAGCATATTGTCTTTTCTTCTTGTTTGGAGCTGAGAATGGTGTGAGTGAGAGGTTAAAGTTACTCAGAATGACTTTAGAAGACAACAGACCCACATTATTTACTTGTTCTTAGGCTGGATAAGAGATTATAAAGTTCCAAGTCGGAATGGCAGAACAGCATTTGTATGTAGAAATGTTTTACTTCAGTTTTATAACTGCAGACTTGATTTATTCATGCCATTATGCTGCATAAGCACTCTTAGAAGAGCATTTGATAATTCAAATGTCATGTTTGCTGGTCTCTACGAACTGAGCTTTTTTATTTGCAAAAAATGACAGAGCAAAGAGATAAATAGTCGGCTACAATTTGTTAAATACACCATAGTAAGAAgtacatggttgttgttgatgtgCTTAATCATATCAACATATTTCTAGCTTCCTTCCATCTGACGAGCTAAACAAAACTGGAGTGTATTTCCAGCTAAATTTTTTCAGTGCCTACCTTGGTCTCTGATTGCCAATCTCTTTAGTAACATGTAGATGATGGATGTCAGATAGAACtggattgtgataaaaaaaatgaaCTATAGGAAAAGAAGAAGCTAAGATTCATCAAGTTTGCTATCTTAAATGAATTTTCCCCTCATATTTTTCTGAGACATGTATATGTATGTTCTATGAGGAGGCATGATTAGGTTTGTCCAATTTGGAACCAATGATAATAAAATGGCTTCAAGACCAATATAATTTACATTCACACCAACAGTATTGCTGTATATGCTTATGAGGAATTGTCTGATTAATTAGTTTAAAGTCCATCTGCATTGGATGAGAAAAATATTGAAATTTGCATATCAGGTTAAGCCTGAGTAGGACTATGAAGGTCTGTTATTTCTGTTGATGAATTGATCTGTCATGGGCCAACCTGAAATAGTGCATTTTGAGTGAATAACTGGAGGCACCCTGCACTTCTTTCAGCTTATCTCCTTGATTTTTGGCCACGACATTGTTCTTCAAGTGtttatatttagatttttttttggatttttttgctATTATAAATCCTCTTATGTTTTGGTTTAGACTATGCAATCAACACAGTAAACAGTTTACTAAATGTGTCAACTGGCTCCCAGTTGGTTTAACTGCATTCAATAATTGAATTCTTAGGACTTGAAATTAGAATAGTTGCTTTTCTGAGTTGTATCTGCTTCTTGTCATGCCTTCACTATGTGGCAAATTCTATTAATCAGATCAATAGGATGCTTTTATAGAACTTCTTCCTAGATTGCCAATATTAGCTCCACTTCTTGAATGCAAGTTTGTGCAACTCTCCTTTTCTTGTTATAATCCTAACCAAGAGCCAAAACTGCTGGTATCTAGCTTGTTTTAGATGTATTCATCTAAAACCTCATAATATAAACATGACTTTCAACACAGACTAGTTCATGATGGATGTGGTTCTGTGCTGAATACCTGTTCCTGCAATGTTCCTCCTAATGTAGGCATACTGTGAAGTGGTTCTAGGGTTCTAGCCTTACGAAGCAATAATAACTCATTATTTAATAATGTAGCATTGTTATTTCTACCATGCTTTCAcaatacccatttacttttgtagAGGTTTCTTACTTTGGAATATTTTCATGGTTTTCAATTTCAAGGTTCGTTATACCatagtgtaccgcccggtatacgtggtacataccggtctgatAGAGGGCTGGTATAGGTGGTACATACTGATCTGTTAATACATTTCATTGTACAGTGTGTCGATACCTTGGTATAGGTTGGTATGTATTGTACCAATGGTTGGTCGGTACATTGGTGTGAACCAGCAAGGCAGACCGTACTTAATTTCATATTCATCACAAAAGTTTTGTGAAGCCAAATAATACAATAGCCAGCAATAGCTTTGTGGAGCTAAACAATATAATAAGTCTCTTGCTATGATTTAGAGGGATAGGTTCAGTTAGCCCTATACTTTTCGCCACTGCTCCATAAAACTATTGTCAACTTGTATTTGAATTTTTGTCCATGCACTGCCTGCATCTTAGCTGTAGCATTTCCTTTACTGATCAGTGTGATATTTGGAAATCACAAAATTGAACATGTCTCTTATTTTCTCATTCTAAGTTATATGATATTTTGTATATCTATATGTTGGGGGAGTTGTCCTCTGTTAAGGACATGTTGATGACTTTTATTTATCAGTCTAGCTCACTTTAGTAAACAAATCACCTTACTTTATTTTGTGTCCATAGATTCTTATAATATTTAGATAAATCGTTCCTGCTGTTGTAATGTATGTATCTCGGATACAACACATTTGAGAAGACATCATTCTTACTCTCTTAGTAGCTATGGTTCTTTATGATTGTTGACTCAAACCAAACGTTTCTGCAAGATCTCGAGTAACAGAATGTATAATATTAATTCCCCATGCTGTTGCTTGCCAAAGAACGGTGTCGTGCTTTGCAGGCAGCTTATTCTGCCTCCAAGAGAGAGCTGGATTCCAAATTCGAAAAATCCTAGTTTTTTCTTGTAATTGTCAAAATTTTGTCATacaatgttgagaaaagtatattGTTTTCCTGATGTTGAGAGAAATAAGACAGAACATTGTTGTACCATGTCTTTTAATGATTTAGATTGTTATGATTACTGATTAAAGTCCGAGCTCTCATTGATTTTCCTTTCTTGTAATTCTGCTTGACCAGCGGTTCTGATCTGATATTTCTTGTACTTCTCATGTTGCAGACGGTTACATGTAGATCGCAGTCAGTGAGTTGTGCCACTACTTGGATGCATGCCGAACCCATGCAACTCCATCTTCATCCTGAATTGGATGACACGTTTGACATAACACTACCAGTATTCCTAAAGAGTTAGTAGCTGGTTCTGTAAGTTGACATGACACCATTGTGTTTTGTTTGTGGGCCCAAATATCAGTGACTCTAAAACCCTTTCATTAGTTAGGTGGCAGAAGAGGTAGAAGTTGATGCATTGTGAAACATTGTGTCTGTCGAGATTCCAGAACATAAATATTCTTATTCGCATGATTGCATGGGGTTATGAACACAAAGCTCGTCATCGTTGCTCGCTCGATGCTGCTTTTACACCAATCTGGCTGTGAGTCATCTACATCTCAAcgtattcttcttcttgttccttTCTTGTTTTTGGATGAACAATCGAGGAATTCCTTCAGTTTTGATACTAAGACATAGTATGATGTGTCTAGTTATGTTCATGTTATCGTTGGTCTCGACTGTTTGAATTAATGATTGCAGCAAGGCCACAAAATATAACTACTAATATAATTGCTCTTCTTTCATGCACTGATCCCGTTCGAGCTAAAGTAGTGGGAGCAACATGCACCTGCACTTATTTTACGTCAATCATGTACCTATTgtgtgcttctctctctctctctctctctctctctctctcttgactaAACAAAATGCTGTTGCAGCAATTCCCGGGGAAAAGCAAAACTCATGTGGAATGCTGTCCTCGACCTTTTATTTAGAGCCACATATCATCAATATCTAAAGTTTGGTGGAATCACCTATCCATCCATCATAATGAGACAACATGGGTTTGGCCATATCTCTCTGGCTACACCTGTTTTGTCTGAGCCTTCTGCATCACACATCGAGAAACATTTTCTATTGAAGTTTCCATTTCCTAATCTGGTGGGAAGAAAAGTTGTCTTCCGCTGCTATCTTTTCCGTGCAATTAGAATAACCAAGTGGCACAACAAGTGCAATCAATAGATGCTTCGGTGGAGACCATGCTGCAGAGGGTGCTTGTCAACGTtgcctgccttctgcaagtataaagACCAAAAAAAGCTGGCTTTGCCTTCATATATTTAATTCCTTTGGTGCATCTGCAAGCCTTGAAATAGAGACATTAAAGCATATGCTAGTTGGCTTCTTTTGATAAGACGTTCCTTAGCTTCATGATATCCTATTGTTCCTGCAAGGAATCTGATACCTGAAAACCTGCTCTTGAAGTTTAACACTATAGGCATCGGAGATggttagataataataataataataataataataagagttgGTCCAATGCATATGATTTAgtatcataataattatttagaCCAATTATCGAGAAGTGAAACATCATGAGTCACGCTTGTGATTCCCATTCGCCTCCCTTCTTTTCTTTGTTGCATTATTG
Coding sequences:
- the LOC103997091 gene encoding trihelix transcription factor ENAP1 produces the protein MMMEGRETAPSRPPNPALPYREDCWSEGETSELVDAWGDRYLELNRGNLRQKHWQEVADAVNSRRGASGRRPPRTDVQCKNRIDTLKKKYKIEKARIVTGGGLAAAASQWPFFSRLDTLIGSSAAAAAALAKKPSRSPPLAVPLPYHRKGFPLPVAAAAAVRPLDLREKRPAATAFSVDDSIFRRAAAAAAAAEDDDDDEDDDMGSPSGSSSRSARGWRRARDKEGDGIRELARAIERFAEMYERVEGAKQRQMMELEKKRMEFSKELEFQRMQIFMDSQVQLAKIKRAKRSDTDGYM